In Cellulomonas sp. Y8, the genomic stretch GTCGACCGCCGCGGTCACGTCGTCCTGCGGGCCGGTCAGCGCGGCGAGCGCGGCCCGCTGGCTGACCGACGACGGGCAGGCGACGGTCGCCTCGGCGACCTGGCCCAGCAGGTCGATGACTCCTGGGTCCCGGGACACGACGTAGCCGAGCCGCCAGCCGGTCATCGCGTACGTCTTGGAGAAGCTGAAGAACGTCAGGACCCGGCCGTCGGTGTCGAAGGCCGCGGGGCTGGCGTGCGGGCGGTCGAAGGTGATCGCCTCGTAGCACTCGTCCGAGAACACCCACAGGTCCCGCTCGCGGGCCAGCTCGACGACGCCGGCCAGCAGCTCCGGCGGGTACATCGCGCCGGTGGGGTTGTTCGGCGAGCAGACGACGATCACGCGCGTGGCGGGCGTGATCGACGCGGCGATGTCCTCGAGGGTCGGCACGAAGCCGTTCGCGGCGTGCGCCGGGTAGGTCGCGACGTCGACCCCGGCGGCCACGGCGGCCATCCGCCAGTTCGGGAACTCGGGGTCGGGCAGCAGCACCTGGTCCCCCGGGCCGGCGAGCGCGTTGATCGCCATGGCCAGCCCGTGCATCGCGCCGTGCGTGACGACCACGTCCGAGGCGGTGACGTCGAGGCCGTTGACCCGGCGCACCTTCTCGGCCAGCGCGGCCCGCAGCTCGGGGGTGCCGGTGCTCGACGTGTACGCCGTGTGCCCCGCGGCGGCGTCCCGGCCCGCCGCGGCGACGACGTGCGCGGGCGTCGGCACGTCGGGCTCGCCGATCTCCAGGCGGATCGCCTCCGGGTCGCGCATGGCGAGCTCCATGAGGGTGCGGATGCCGCTGCGGTGCATGCGGGTCACGGGCGAGGTCGAGATGGGCACCGGCCGACCCTAGCCGAGAACCGGGCCCGGACGTTACTCCCCGGTAACGTCAGTCGTCGCGCTGCAGACCGAGGTGCCGCACGGACCCGTCCCAGCCCGCCAGGAGCGGCCGGACGAGGTCCGGCAGCCCCTCGGGGAACACCTCGCGCGTCTCGGCGGCCAGCTCGTCCAGGTGCCACCAGCGCAGCTCGTCCAGCACGTCGAGCTCCACCTCGGTCCAGCCGTCGCGCGCGATCGTGGCGGTGTCCACAGCGTCGGCGACCCGCGCCAGGAAGAACTCCTCGTCCTGGCGGCAGTGCTCGGCGTAGAAGTCGAACAGCGCGGACCGGGTCAGCACCGGGCCCACGAGAGCGGCGTCGTCCAGCAGCAGGCCGGTCTCCTCCCGGACCTCGCGCACCGCCGCCTCGCGCGCGGACTCCCCGGGGTCGATCCCGCCGCCGACGGTGAACCACCAGGACCGCTCGGGCTGGTCGACGTCGTGCCCACGGACCAGCAGCAGGCGGTCCTCGGCGTCGACCAGCAGCACGCGGGCGGCCCGGCGGAACCGCAGGCCGTCCTCCCCCAGCACCCAGTCGGCGCCCAACGAGGACTCCACCGGCGCCCCCGACGGCGACGGCCCGCCGGCCCCCGCGGGGGTCGACGGGCCGTCGGTCGGCACGGGGTGGGTCACCAGCCGCGCTCGGCCAGGCGGTGCGGCACCGGGACGTCGTCCACGTTGATGCCGACCATCGCCTCGCCGAGGCCGCGGGACACCTTCGCGATGACGTCCGGGTCGTCGTAGAAGGTGGTGGCCTTGACGATCGCCGCGGCGCGCTGCGCCGGGTTGCCCGACTTGAAGATGCCGGAGCCGACGAACACGCCCTCGGCGCCGAGCTGGCGCATCATCGCCGCGTCGGCCGGGGTGGCGATGCCGCCCGCGGTGAACAGCACGACCGGCAGCTTGCCGGCGCGGGCCACCTCGACCACGAGGTCGTACGGCGCCTGCAGCTCCTTGGCGGCGAGGAACAGCTCGTCCTCGGGCAGCGAGGACAGCCGGCGGATCTCGTCGCGGATGGTCCGCATGTGGGTGGTCGCGTTCGACACGTCGCCGGTGCCGGCCTCGCCCTTGGAGCGGATCATCGCCGCGCCCTCGGTGATGCGGCGCAGCGCCTCGCCCAGGTTGGTCGCGCCGCAGACGAACGGCACGGTGAACTGCCACTTGTCGATGTGGTGCGCGTAGTCGGCCGGGGTCAGTACCTCGGACTCGTCGACGTAGTCCACGCCGAGGCTCTGCAGCACCTGCGCCTCGACGAAGTGGCCGATGCGGGCCTTCGCCATGACCGGGATCGACACGGTGTTGACGATGCCGTCGATGAGGTCCGGGTCGCTCATCCGCGCGACGCCGCCCTGGGCGCGGATGTCGGCCGGGACCCGCTCGAGCGCCATGACGGCGACCGCGCCGGCGTCCTCGGCGATCTTGGCCTGCTCGGCGGTGACCACGTCCATGATCACGCCGCCCTTGAGCATCTCCGCCATGCCGCGCTTCACGCGGGCGGTGCCCACCGCGGGGACGTCGGTGCCGGTGGTGGGCTGGGTGGTGTCGGTGGTCACGGAGGTCCTCGCAGTTCGGCTCAGGGGAGTTTCCGGATCCCATCGTAGTCGCGCCGCGCGCCGCCCACGGTGTGCGTCCACACCCGGCGCGCGGGTGCGTCCCCCGCCTCAGGCCGCGGCCGGCGGCTGCCCGGGCCGGCCTAGCGCGGCGGGCCACGCGTCGTCCAGCTCGAGCGTCTGCGGCATGGGCGCGCGCCCCGCCAGCCGGAGGGTGCGCACCGCCCAGCCGCGGCGCATCCGCTGCGCCTGGGCGACGGCCTCGTTGTGGAACCGGCGGGCCAGCTGCACCCGGTACCAGGCGTCCCCGAGCGCGTCGATCAGCTCGCCCGCGCCGGGCTCCTCGCGCAGCGCCGCGACCTCCTCGGGGTCGTCCAGGGCCTCGCGCAGGGTCGCCGACAGCTCGGACTCGACCAGCCCGCGGTCCGCCGTGGCCGGGTCGACCCGCTCCGGCCCGCGGAGCTCGGCGGGAAGCCGGGCCATGCCCTGGGTCTGCGGGCTGCCCGCGGCGATCGACGCCCAGGACGCCTCGCCGACGAGCACCGAGCTCACCGGGTCGAGCACGCCGGACGCCGCCAGGGTGGACGCGGCCGACGCGCGCCGGAGCAGCTGGGTGTCGACCACCGCGCGCGACGCGGCGACCTTGCGGTGCAGCCGGTCGATGCGGGACGCGGCCACCCAGGACCACCACAGCACGACCAGCAGCACGCCGACCACCAGCACGGCGGTCTCGGACCAGCTCATCTCGGGGCCCCCGCGGGATCGTGAGCGCAGCGAACGATGTCGTGGGGTGTGATCATTCGTCACCCCGCAGGCGCTTCAGCGCCGTCCGGGCACCGCGCCGCGAGGTCGGGTCCTCGCCGACCGGCGCCGCGCTGCCCTCGACGGCCATCTCGTACACGGTCAGCACCTGGTGCGTCACCGTCGACCAGTCGTACCGCGCCACGGCGGCCTCGCCCGCCGCCGCGATCCGCGCCCGCTCCCCGCCGTCGGAGAGCAGCCCGACCAGCACGCGCGCGAGGTCGGCGGAGTCGCCGGTCCGGAACAGCGCCCCGGCCTGCCCGTCGTCGAGCACCCGCCGGAACGCGCCGAGGTCCGACGCCAGCACCGCGGTGCCCGCGCTCATCGCCTCGACCAGCACGATGCCGAACGACTCGCCGCCGGTCTGCGGTGCGCAGTACAACGTCCGCCGACGCGAGCAGCCGCGCCTTGTCCTCGTCGCTGATCCCGCCGAGGAACTCCACCGCGTCCGCGTCGTCGCCGATCAGCTCGCGCACCTCGTCCGGGCCGGTGTCGCCGCGCCCCGCCACGAGGAACCGGGCGCCCGGGAACGCCCGGCGCACCTCCGGCACCGCGCCGAGCAGCACGGGCAGCCCCTTGCGCGGCTCGTCCAGCCGGCCCAGGAACACCACCGTGGGCGCCTCGGGGGTGCCGGCCCAGCGCGGGTCGGCGGGCGTGCCGCGGAACGCGTCGACGAACACGCCGTTCGGGATCACCACGGCGTCGCCGCCCAGGTGCTCGACCAGCGTCCGGCGGGCGTCCTCGGACACCGCGATCCGGGCGCCGATCTTCTCCAGCGACTGCCGCACCAGCGGGTAGGCGATCTGCAGCGACCGGGACCGCACCAGCGACGAGTGGAACGTCGCCACCACGGGGCCGTCGGCGATCCACAGCGCGAGCATGCTCAGCGACGGCGTGGCCGGCTCGTGCAGGTGCAGCACGTCGAACTGCCCCGCCTCGAGCCAGCGGCGCACCTTCGCCGCGGTGATCGGGCCGAACGCCAGCCGGGCGACCGAGCCGTTGTACCGGACGGGCACGGCCTTCCCCGCGGAGGTCATGTACTCCGGGATCGGGGTGTCGTCGTCGGCCGGCGCCAGCACCGACACGCTGTGCCCGCGGCCGATCAGCGCCTCGGCGAGGTCGCGGACGTGGAACTGCACGCCGCCGGGGACGTCGAACGAGTAGGGGCAGACGATGCCGACCCGCAGCGGCCGGGAGGGTCCCGGGGCCAGGCCGGCGATCACCGCGCGGCTCCCCCGGCCTCCGCCGCGAGCGTCTTCGCGTACCGCCCGGGGTCGAGGTCCGCGACGAACACCTTCTGCAGCATGTGCCAGTCCTGCGGGGCCCGGGCGATGCCGCGGCCGAGGTCGTCGACCCAGGCCTGGGTCAGCACCGCGACCCGGTCGGCCTTCGGCACGTCGTCGGGCACGGTCAGCAGCCGGCCGAACTCGATCACGACGCCCCACGCGGTCCCGGCGGCGCGGCGGCGCGCGCCCGTGAGCCGCTCGTAGGTGATCGAGGTGGCGCACAGCGGGGCGCCCGTGGAGACCGCCAGCGCGGCCGGGCCGGCGGCGACCCGCGCGCGCTCGCCGAACAGGTCGACCTCGACGCCGCGGGCGGTGAGGTCGCGGTCGGCGAGCAGCGGGATCAGGCCCGCCGTGGGCTGCCGGGCCGCGCGGACCAGCTCACGGAACACCCCGCCGCCGCCCGCACCCCCGCCGTTGGCCAGCGGGATGATCTCGAGCCCGATGCCCTCGCGGAACCGGAGGAACTCCTGGAACAGCGCCTCGGGCTTGAGCCGCTCGGCGACGGTGACCGTCCGGCCGAGGTTGCGGGTGGCCCAGGCGCCGGCGAGGTCCCAGTTGCCCAGGTGCCCGAGCGCCATGACGACCATCCGGCCCTCGTTCATCGTCGCGACGACCTCACCCGGGTCGACCAGGCGCACGCGCGCGTCGATCTGCTCCGGCTTCGCGCCCACCAGGGCGAACGACTCGCCGTAGTACCGCATGTACGACCGCATGCCGAGCAGGCTCAGCCGACGGACCTCCTCCGGGCGGGCCTGCGGCCGCACCCGGCCGAGGTTCGCCTCCAGCTGCCGGACGCCCGCGCCGCGGCGCAGCCACGCCACGTCGGCGACCAGGCGGAACGCACCGCGCACGACCGGGTCCGGGACCTTGCCCACGACCCGCCACGCGAACGCGAACAGCCGCGCGACGTCCACCTGCGGGCGCCTCACGCCGCCCCCAGCGCCTGGCGCCGGACCGTCAGCACCCGCTGCACGACCGTCACGAACGACGCCACGGCGAGCAGGCCCAGCACCACGACCAGCACGGGCTCGGGCACGCCGACCCCGACGAGGGCCGTCGCGACCAGGACCGTCGCGAGCCGGTCGGCGCGCTCGGCGATCCCGACCGCCGCGGTCATGCCGAGCCCCTCGGCGCGGGCCCGGGCGTACGGCACGATCGCGCCGAGCACCAGGCACGCCAGCGCGAGACCGGAGCCCCAGCCGGCCCAGGCCGAGTCGCTGCCGTGCACGAACCACAGCACGAGGCCGGAGAAGATCGCCGCGTCGCCGAACCGGTCGAGCGTCGAGTCGAGGAACGCGCCCCACGGCCCGGACCGGCCGGCGCGGCGCGCCATCACCCCGTCCAGGCTGTCGGTCAGCGCGAAGAACGCGATGACCAGGCTCGCCGCCAGGAAGTGCCCCGCCGGGAACAGCCACAGGGCCGCCGCGACGACGGCGACGGTGCCGGTGATGGTCACCGCGTCCGGGGAGACGCCGCGCTTGAGCAGCGCGTCCGCCACCGGGGTGAAGAGCCGCGTCATGGCTCCTCGCAGTCCGTTCAGCACGGGCCGGTCATCCCTTCTGGTCGCCGGCCGGGCGGTCGTCGCCCGCCGGCCAGGCCGCCGCGAGGCGCGCCCGGGTGTCGTGCAGGAGCTCCGGCAGCGCCCGGGTGCGGCCGACGATCGGCAGGAAGTTGCTGTCGCCCGACCAGCGCGGCACGACGTGCTGGTGCAGGTGCGCCGCGATCCCCGCGCCGGCGACGGCGCCCTGGTTCATCCCCAGGTTGAAGCCGTGCGGGCCGCTGACCTCGCGCAGCACGCGCATCGCGGTGCGGGTCAGCTCGGCCACCTCCGCGACCTCGGCGCCCGTCAGGTCCGTGTAGTCGGCGACGTGCCGGTACGGGACCACCAGGACGTGGCCGCCGTTGTACGGGTACAGGTTGAGCACGACGTAGGCGACCGCGCCGCGCGCCACGACCAGGCCGTCCTCGTCGGACAGCGACGGGATCCGGCAGAACGGGCAGCCGTCGCCCTCGGCGCCGTCGGCGGGCTTGTTCTCCCCGCCGATGTAGGCCATCCGGTGCGGGGTCCACAGCCGGCCGAAGCCGTCGGGCACGCCGGGGAGGCCGGCGGCGTCCTCCACCGCCGGCTCCCCCGGGCCGTCGTCGTGCGCCGTCACCGCGTCAGACCTGCGCGTGCTCGCGCACGGCGGTCACGACGCGCTGCACGGCCTCCGCGACCGGGACGCCGTTCTCCTGGCGGCCGTCCCGGTACCGGAACGACACCGCGCCGGCCTCCGCGTCCTCGCCGCCCGCGATCAGCACGAACGGGATCTTCTGGGTCGAGGCGTTGCGGATCTTCTTGCCGAACCGGTCGCTGGACCGGTCCAGCTCCGCGCGGATGCCCTGGGCGCGCAGCTGGGCGACGACGTCCTCCAGGTACGGCTCGAACGGCTCGGCGACCGGCACCGCGAGCACCTGGACCGGCGCGAGCCAGGCCGGGAAGGCGCCCGCGTAGTGCTCGGTCAGCACCGCGAAGAACCGCTCGATCGACCCGAACAGCGCGCGGTGGATCATCACCGGGCGCTGCCGGGTGCCGTCCGCGGCCGTGTACTCGAGGTCGAACCGCTCCGGCAGGTTGAAGTCGAGCTGGATCGTCGACATCTGCCAGGTGCGGCCGATCGCGTCCTTGGCCTGGACGGAGATCTTCGGGCCGTAGAACGCGGCGCCGCCCGGGTCCGGGACCAGCTCCAGGCCGGACTCGGTCGCGACCTGGCGCAGCGTCTCGGTCGCCTCCTCCCACGCCGCGTCCTCGCCGACCGACTTCTCGGGGTTCCGGGTGGACAGCTCCAGGTAGAAGTCGTCCAGGCCGTAGTCCTTGAGCAGGTCGAGGACGAAGGTGAGCAGGCTGGTGAGCTCGCCCTTCATCTGGTCGCGCGTGCAGTAGATGTGCGCGTCGTCCTGGGTGAAGCCGCGGGCGCGGGTCAGGCCGTGCACCACGCCGGACTTCTCGTACCGGTACACCGTGCCGAACTCGAACAGCCGCAGCGGCAGCTCGCGGTACGAGCGACCCCGGGAGTCGAAGATCAGGTTGTGCATCGGGCAGTTCATCGGCTTGAGGTAGTAGTTCTGCCCCGCGCGCTTGATGTTGCCCTCGGCGTCGCGCTCCTCGTCCAGCTGCATGGGCGGGTACATGCCGTCCGCGTACCAGTCCAGGTGGCCGGAGATCTCGAACAGCTGCTGCTTGGTGATGTGCGGCGAGTTGACGAACGAGTAGCCCGCCTCGACGTGCTTGCGCCGGCTGTACTCCTCCATCTCCATCCGGATGATGCCGCCCTTGGGGTGGAACACCGCCAGGCCCGAGCCGATCTCGTCCGGGAACGAGAACAGGTCGAGCTCGG encodes the following:
- a CDS encoding pyridoxal phosphate-dependent aminotransferase produces the protein MPISTSPVTRMHRSGIRTLMELAMRDPEAIRLEIGEPDVPTPAHVVAAAGRDAAAGHTAYTSSTGTPELRAALAEKVRRVNGLDVTASDVVVTHGAMHGLAMAINALAGPGDQVLLPDPEFPNWRMAAVAAGVDVATYPAHAANGFVPTLEDIAASITPATRVIVVCSPNNPTGAMYPPELLAGVVELARERDLWVFSDECYEAITFDRPHASPAAFDTDGRVLTFFSFSKTYAMTGWRLGYVVSRDPGVIDLLGQVAEATVACPSSVSQRAALAALTGPQDDVTAAVDSYRERRDAAVALLDARGIPSVRPQGAFYLMVDVSAAMRDSEAFALRLLADRHVSVSPGSAFGPGGEGMVRVSLAAERGALLEGLSRLADAVADWSRAGAAAAGVGGGALAGVADS
- a CDS encoding NUDIX hydrolase — encoded protein: MTHPVPTDGPSTPAGAGGPSPSGAPVESSLGADWVLGEDGLRFRRAARVLLVDAEDRLLLVRGHDVDQPERSWWFTVGGGIDPGESAREAAVREVREETGLLLDDAALVGPVLTRSALFDFYAEHCRQDEEFFLARVADAVDTATIARDGWTEVELDVLDELRWWHLDELAAETREVFPEGLPDLVRPLLAGWDGSVRHLGLQRDD
- the pdxS gene encoding pyridoxal 5'-phosphate synthase lyase subunit PdxS; its protein translation is MAEMLKGGVIMDVVTAEQAKIAEDAGAVAVMALERVPADIRAQGGVARMSDPDLIDGIVNTVSIPVMAKARIGHFVEAQVLQSLGVDYVDESEVLTPADYAHHIDKWQFTVPFVCGATNLGEALRRITEGAAMIRSKGEAGTGDVSNATTHMRTIRDEIRRLSSLPEDELFLAAKELQAPYDLVVEVARAGKLPVVLFTAGGIATPADAAMMRQLGAEGVFVGSGIFKSGNPAQRAAAIVKATTFYDDPDVIAKVSRGLGEAMVGINVDDVPVPHRLAERGW
- a CDS encoding glycosyltransferase → MSAGTAVLASDLGAFRRVLDDGQAGALFRTGDSADLARVLVGLLSDGGERARIAAAGEAAVARYDWSTVTHQVLTVYEMAVEGSAAPVGEDPTSRRGARTALKRLRGDE
- a CDS encoding phosphatidylinositol mannoside acyltransferase; translated protein: MRRPQVDVARLFAFAWRVVGKVPDPVVRGAFRLVADVAWLRRGAGVRQLEANLGRVRPQARPEEVRRLSLLGMRSYMRYYGESFALVGAKPEQIDARVRLVDPGEVVATMNEGRMVVMALGHLGNWDLAGAWATRNLGRTVTVAERLKPEALFQEFLRFREGIGLEIIPLANGGGAGGGGVFRELVRAARQPTAGLIPLLADRDLTARGVEVDLFGERARVAAGPAALAVSTGAPLCATSITYERLTGARRRAAGTAWGVVIEFGRLLTVPDDVPKADRVAVLTQAWVDDLGRGIARAPQDWHMLQKVFVADLDPGRYAKTLAAEAGGAAR
- the pgsA gene encoding phosphatidylinositol phosphate synthase; this encodes MLNGLRGAMTRLFTPVADALLKRGVSPDAVTITGTVAVVAAALWLFPAGHFLAASLVIAFFALTDSLDGVMARRAGRSGPWGAFLDSTLDRFGDAAIFSGLVLWFVHGSDSAWAGWGSGLALACLVLGAIVPYARARAEGLGMTAAVGIAERADRLATVLVATALVGVGVPEPVLVVVLGLLAVASFVTVVQRVLTVRRQALGAA
- a CDS encoding HIT domain-containing protein; the encoded protein is MTAHDDGPGEPAVEDAAGLPGVPDGFGRLWTPHRMAYIGGENKPADGAEGDGCPFCRIPSLSDEDGLVVARGAVAYVVLNLYPYNGGHVLVVPYRHVADYTDLTGAEVAEVAELTRTAMRVLREVSGPHGFNLGMNQGAVAGAGIAAHLHQHVVPRWSGDSNFLPIVGRTRALPELLHDTRARLAAAWPAGDDRPAGDQKG
- the thrS gene encoding threonine--tRNA ligase, with product MSELITLTVDGTSTTAEAGTTGTDLFAARRDVVVVRVDGDLWDLSRPLPDGAVVEAVTVDSPDGLAVLRHSAAHVLAQAVQEVNPKAKLGIGPPVTDGFYYDFDVEEPFTPEDLKALEKVMSRIVKENQTFRRVEVTDDEARALAADEPYKLELIGLKSTADTAGEGASVEVGAGGLTYYQNVRGAGRESETVVWQDLCRGPHVPSTKVLGNGFQLTRSAAAYWRGSEKNPQLQRIYGTAWPTKDELKAYLERVAEAERRDHRRLGTELDLFSFPDEIGSGLAVFHPKGGIIRMEMEEYSRRKHVEAGYSFVNSPHITKQQLFEISGHLDWYADGMYPPMQLDEERDAEGNIKRAGQNYYLKPMNCPMHNLIFDSRGRSYRELPLRLFEFGTVYRYEKSGVVHGLTRARGFTQDDAHIYCTRDQMKGELTSLLTFVLDLLKDYGLDDFYLELSTRNPEKSVGEDAAWEEATETLRQVATESGLELVPDPGGAAFYGPKISVQAKDAIGRTWQMSTIQLDFNLPERFDLEYTAADGTRQRPVMIHRALFGSIERFFAVLTEHYAGAFPAWLAPVQVLAVPVAEPFEPYLEDVVAQLRAQGIRAELDRSSDRFGKKIRNASTQKIPFVLIAGGEDAEAGAVSFRYRDGRQENGVPVAEAVQRVVTAVREHAQV